A region of the Aquabacterium sp. NJ1 genome:
GGCGTGGCGAAGTAGCAGGCCACGCCAAACTCCTTCTCGATCTCTTCGTAGTCATGGAACTCCGTTCCGTTGTCAAAGGTGATCGTTTTCATCCTGGCTCCGTACTTCTTGAGCACCGCCCTCAAGGCTTTGTTGGTCTCTTTCGTGTTGCGCGCTTCGAGCTTCCTGATCACCGTCAGCCCTGTCGCGCGCTCCACCAAAGTCAAGATGCTGTGTCGCAGGTCTTTGCCCACAACCGTGTCGCCCTCCCAGTGCCCCACTTCCTGGCGAAGCTCCACTTCCGGTGGTCGCACCGTGATGTGCTTCTTGCCCCTCAGGATCCCGCGCCAGTCGTGCTTTCCGTAGCGTTTGCGCCTGAGCTTCATCTTTAGCCTCAGGTGCTTCCACAACCCACCGCCGGCTTGCTTGTCTCGCAAAAGGTAGCGGTAAATGCTTTCGTGGCTCATGTCCAGCAAGCCTTGTGGCCTGAGCGTGCCCACGATCTGCTTGGGGCTCCACTTCTTGCGCAGATAGCGCCT
Encoded here:
- a CDS encoding IS30 family transposase, which translates into the protein MTHYRQLAREERYLISAYLKANWSLRAIAQELGRSASTISREVSRNATTHDGAYRPCKADRYARARRRRSRRGPKFKPEQYALVRRYLRKKWSPKQIVGTLRPQGLLDMSHESIYRYLLRDKQAGGGLWKHLRLKMKLRRKRYGKHDWRGILRGKKHITVRPPEVELRQEVGHWEGDTVVGKDLRHSILTLVERATGLTVIRKLEARNTKETNKALRAVLKKYGARMKTITFDNGTEFHDYEEIEKEFGVACYFATP